The DNA segment ACAGTTTGTAGATCGCTTATGCCTTTCTAAAATATTGtcatgtttggtatttgttatttgaTAACCAGATTACATCATTCTCTATGTATGACTTCCCAATTATCTTTTGCAGGTTTTCAGATTCCTTCAACTTTTTGGTTGATTTACCAGCGGAAAATCATATCTGGTGTGACTACTCAGACTTAATGGGACCTCTTTTGGAGACATTCCATAACTTTTTCAGAGATACAAATTCTGTATCACCTCTTAAGCTTTTGTGGAAGCGGGTTTCTCGAGAACTGGGGCATTGCACACAATGTATATGTCAGCATCATCAGGCTCAAGAATATTACAATGTTGAATATGAAACAGATTCTGTTGATCCTCTACTGACAGTATTGCACCGTCTAGACGAAGAGAGGGTAACAGAACATCTTAAAGATATTAATATGCGAATTCGCTGTAAGGAGTATGATCCAGAATCTCATGGGACAGAAGTTGTTAGCGTGATGTTTGAAGTATGTTAACTATAACTTTATCCTTGATAAGCACTTTTGGAACTATTAATTGCATGAATGGTCATTTGCTTCTCTCCTTGCTGCTTCTCGTTAATGTTATCAAAGTTTGCCTAATAATTATCCAAGAGCTATGTTCACATATTTTGACCACTGAACAAGGTTGGCATTGGTATTTGTGGCATTGATTAATAGTCAAGTATAGGTTACCACCTGCTATCTCTAATCGTGCATTGAACTCCATGTAATGAGTCTGTAACATCACATTTCCTCAGTTATGATTTTCTCTCAAGATATGTCCAAAAGTCTTTTGCATGACATTTATTTTACCTGATTTGACATGCAGGTTATGTAGCGTATTTAATattccatttatttatttatttattctatttTTTGGCTTTTTCTTCACGATGCCAACTAGTGAAGTTCCTCCTTTGTTCATTGTAAAGTCATTTTACTATTTTAAATTACATAAATATAATAACTAGTCGTATTTTTCCACTGCAGGTGCTAATgtttcctatcttattggatgacCAATCACTTGTTAATGAGTTTCAGTTCTTTATTGAAGCTGTTGATGAGTCTCATGAAGTTACTCTCTCAAGCAATCAACAGTATCCAGTAATTTTCTTATGAAATTTGTAATTCTTCTTCGCTGCATTGCCGCCTTGTTGTTTCTTTGTCTATTATTTTGATGGGAGTATGTTTCCAtgtcatattttttttaattgcttTTTTACTCAGACAAATGGTTGTCTTCTATAGGGAATATATGCTCTACTTTTTCTTAAAGGTGGGCGGGCAAGGGCAGTTGGATTTCGTCTAGCTGGATGCATGGGGAAACTGAGGTACCTTTTTTGCCCCAATTTTTGAATTATCCATTCAAATTGTTAATTGGTATACTGATGGTCTAGTTAAAGGTTTCTGTTAGCGGAAACATAAGACTGAATGAGGACAGATGGCTACAATATATCTGCATTCCTGATATGGCCATTATTTCAAGCAAAAGCTAATGTGTCTTAGCCTAGTTTTGGGTACAACCATGGAACATAAATGTTTCAGGTGTTTTTTTTTCTGAGAAGTCTAGCTGAAGTAGAAACAATAAAGGACAATCtaagatctttaaaaaaaaaccaaaataagAATATTGATGTGATATACTAGATTATGGATATTGCTGAAAACCTGAATATTCTAGTAACACGTGGAAGGATGGTATTCTATGTAATATGTATACTATGGCTAGTATTTTTAGACAGGCAGCTCAGAGTTATCCTAGACAAAACACATATATTTGCTTGTTAATTACTATCTTTCATGATGGCTAATAATAGATGGAGGATCAACATTCTTACATGCAGTATTGAAGTTTAAACTGCAATAGTATTAGGTAATTTGTGCTTCTTTATGCCCTTGTCTATTAGCTCTCCTATTTGGCATCATAATGAATGTACTGTGTTTTCACCTCGCTATCTGTTCCTTTTTATGCTAGTGACTCACAGTTATCATTTGGAGCTCGTTTCATATAACTTTCTTTATTACAATTTTTTAGGAGAGCAACAGATCTGGAGCCCTTGCAACCTTTGTTGAGGAAATATATTGGCTTTCTTGAAGCAGAGATTTTACCATCAACTTCAGAAGTGTTAAGACCAAGAGTGCAACTTGAGCGCATAAATGTATGGAACGGGATCAAGACATTGTATGTGAATTAATTCTTTGGATACTAAATTAAGGTTCACCTAGATTTCTTACCTGTTGTCAAAGACACAAATATGTtgttatgatttctttttgaTGTGGAACCATTTAACGTATTGCACCTAACTGTAGACTTGGCTTTCTTGAGGCGGAAGCACTTGAAGATGGGATATTGGAGAAATATCCTGTTTTTCTGAGTTTTGTACTAAACCATGTCAGTGATGACACACCTGAATTCTCTTTTGCTGTTGCTTGTCTTAGGACATTATTTGAAATGCTTGGTGAGTGTTCGATTTTTTTCACGTTTAGTAACTTATCAGCTTGAGAAAGTAATTTGACTTATTTTTATATCTAGGATGTAAGCTATGGTTGAGAACAACATTATCACCCAGTATGATGCGCAACACGCTTTTGGGACAGTGCTTTCACACTCTCAATGAGAAAAGTCATAAAGATATATTTGATCTTTTTCTACCATTTTTGCAGGCTTGTCCATCTGTCATCCTTATATAAACGTTTAATTTCTAACAagcttcttcattttttttagttatttcagtTTACTAATGCTTATTTTAAAATTCTTACTCCAGTCTCTTGAATCTTTGCAAGATGGTGAACATGAAAAGCaacgaagacattttctttattttctccttCATCAAGTAACTCAAAGTAGAAACTTCAGCAATTTAATGCGAAAAAATGCTTGTAAGGTTAGCCGATCTATAAGATGGATGTGATTGTATTCGTTTTTTGTTGCATACATTCAATTATTTGTTCTAACATATTTATCATTCTTATTCATattagttgttttttttttttttccagattGCACTTCTCATCATCCAACGTGGCTATTCAATGAATCCTCCATGCCCACCTTTTGAATGTGCTCACATGTGGTAAGCAATTataaaaaactaaaaattatgtttctttgttgggttaagatccattttagcTTTTGTGGTTTTGGCTATGGACctctaaaaatatataatataaataataaatataattatttaaaatttaaaataaaaatatattattaaattaaaaaaatctaagatataaaatcaaaataatacattattaatctaataaatacaaatactattattagtatactgttaacagtatacaaaaGGAGAAGGAGTGTAAGgaggtgctgactgagaaaagaggaagcgacagcggcagcgggagcgggagcgtaaGGAGGCAGCGGGAACGGCGACAGCGGCAACGGAAGTGGTGAGCGGCGACAACGGTAATGgtagcgagcagcgggagtggcagcggcaacgatcagggttagggttgggcagcgacagctgatatcggtgcttaagttggttcgattgaaccaactaaagcaccggagactgaACCAAActtaaaacgctggttcggtcgcctggtttaacccaggtgctcgtccgaagcgcccagcgcttgggctcgggcgagcacccaagcggcgcctctttgaagcgcgacgcctggaagtgaagtgaggcgctcgggcctcgcctcgcctcgcccgagcgcctaggtgagcgcctgagtgcctttttaaatcactggttttatATAAAATGCAAGATATGAAATGCATTCCGAAACATCTTTGAATGCTAGCATATAGGAGCTTGCTTTTAAGGACACCCATATTTGTTCCATCTGTGTTAGTTGCTAGTTTCTTTAATAGGTTTTTCTACTgcataaagaaaataaatattgtAACAATAATACCATTTTACTTATGTTTAATTCACTCTGACGACTAGTCTCCTATTTGTTTGACAGGGGTCCATCTTTGGTCGGCTCATTAAAGGATTCATCTCTTCATAGTTCTTTGCGTCAGCCAGCATTTGATCTCATCAATACCATTATAATTTCTGATGCCTCTGCTTTGATGTCTTTAAAATCAAAGTTCAATGATGCTTTCCACATTCGTGCAAACGTCCCACAAATATCGCTTGATGATGAAGATGATCAACTATTTTCTTATGATGTTGAAGAGAAGGATAATAGCTGTTGGAGTGAATTTGGTGTCCAGAACAAGCTTACCTCTCTTGTATGTGCAGAATGGGCTTGTATTCCCATGTTATGGTTTGAAGCTTTAACTAAAGTAGACCCCTCTATGCTTCCTATATCTTTTTCCAAGGCTGTTTTCTGGGCTTTATCTCATATTTCATTATTAGAGTTTGGTTCCATCATAGAATTCTCATCCTCCATTGAAGAGTTCCTGTCATTAAATGCTAGAGAAATTTTGTCATCATTTGGGTGGGAAATCCCTACTGGATCAGATGATGGTGGTGATGGAAAGGAGTCCAGAAACTCTGTTAGGGCATCATCCATGGCTTCTTTCCTAACAAAAACACTCAAGAGGTTTTACCAATGCCTTCTACCATGAGAGTTTCATTACCAGCTTTGTTAATAATATTCTAATTGTGTGCCTTTGAAATAAAGTTTCTGCTTATTGATTTCTTTTTTTGATCTACCTGGATTTTCTTTATGTTCAGCACCCAGTAATTTCTGAAACTTGACCTAGGCTTGCTGCCCACTTCGTATTGCAAATCGAGCAACATGAACTTCAGAAGCAGTGGACATGGGAACCAAGAATGGCAGAGAGCTTGATACTTTTGATTATAGATCCTGATGATGTAAGGATTTAAACTTTTCCTTTTAATTTCTGTGAGTGGTTCATTCATTAGGCTACTAGAGGTACATTTTAAGTTGAGGCATGCTGGTTCTGTGCTGGCATATTTATGATGGTTAGCACAGATCGGCATGAGGTGTGTGCCAACTGGTAGGGGCTCAATGCCTGGCAGGTGCTATTTTTGGCTCTTTTTTAAAGTTACCTTGGTGATACAGTATGTGtttcttgaatggaccatcacctAATCCATAATCAGAAGCTAGCAAATGAAACAAGGAAAAAACAATGGAAATTTATATGTTTTCAGAGTATTAACCAAATCTGTTAACATTTACATTTTGTTTCAGAGCATAAGACAAGCTGATAGAGTGATCCTGGAACATGTTTCAAGGACACGGGGTCTGACTTCTGGACTTCAGTTTCTTTGCTCTAGTGCATCTTCTCTGTCTGCTATGTTTTCAGGGTTGAGATATGCATTACAACAGGTAAGCTCTGAAACACAGATTTTTAGATAGTGGTACTGAAATTCCAGTTCAAATTGAATAGTCACTCCCATATTCTATATATTATAGCTTATTGGTTTATTTTCTTTGGTCTTCTTCAGTCATCCTAGTGTAACTTTACTCTCACTTATTGTTGTTCTTCCTTGTTGTTAACACAACTCTTGccttaaaaaataaagaaattagaCTAATCCGTATGAGTGTATATTGTATATTCTCTCCAAACTACAGGAGTGGTACTTTATAGCCAAGCAGAATGACTATTTATTCCACCAATAAAAAAATACTGAATGATTCTGGTAGTGGAACATGCAGGGTCCACTTTATGGGTGAATGACTAGTGATAAGTGTCAATATCAGAGTAAGTTATCATGTGTGCTTGCAATATCTTGAAAAAAATTCAAAGTTTGACGGGATTTTGATGTAAAAattttgatagaactttgaaaataacaaTCAAAGTACTGTTATtattcaaaattgtcaattcctttTCGGAAACGAGAATTTTCTACCGAAGTTTTATATAAACCTGGATCAGTGTGGCTATCAGTGACTTATATGATGTAGGCTTGTTAATCTGGGAACTGCACCTAGCATACTGAGAATTGATGAATTCGGACCAGTTAGGATCTGATCTTATTTAATTCAGCATGATTCATGAAATATTTCTTTCTTCggggatgaaaaaaaaaaacagaacctGCAACAGAAGCAATTTTaaaaatggtaaaaaaaaaagaaacagcacAGATGACACTTGACAGATATCATATGTTGTCTGCACTAATTACAATTCTAAGAATCTGTTCATGGGTAGCCTGGATCTTGGAGGTTAGAAATGGGTTATTTTTTTCTGGATCCCACGTCACCAGGAAGATTTTCTATTTCACAGATTTCTTTTGCCTTTTATTGCATATGCAGGAACCCCTGGGCAAGGGTGTATGAGTTGCATTTGCTTGAGATGATTGATACTAGGATAGAGAATACCTAATTCCATGGAGGCAATTGATTGCCTGCCCTAAGTATACGCTGGAGTATCTATTCtgatgagtattttatgcatgtAAAAAATCTTTAATTATATTTCTTTTCTAATGTTCTGGATAAATATTGGTTACCTGTTATTGAAGAGTTGGAGAGGAGGTGATTGTTGGGTGCAGTCCTCAGGCAGTTATGTTATCTACAGGAAAGTGTAGTCCACTGGTGTTTTGAACAAACTAATGCATTAAGACCGTCCAATTGTGTTTGAGTTTTGTAATTTTTCTTGTTTGATGTTGGACTCTCTTTTCATTCACATGATTTATTTCTTTGTTAGCTCTCTGATAGTGGTATCAGATTCCTGTAGGACAGATTTATTTCTTAAATAGTACTCTGTTCTGCATGACGTATCTTTAATTTATTTGTTTGATGATAAACACTTGTCTCTTTTTATCCTCACACTTATAACTAGTGTTTAATATCTCATGATTGCTCTTATACCTTTTGCCAATTTTGTAAAACAGTATCAAGGATATGCTTCTTTAGACTGTATTGTAACTCTATCTTGTATAACAATTTAAGTTCTAGAGTTCAAACTTTTTTTTGGGTCATTTCCTCTGATTTTGCTCTTTTTGTCCTGTTTATTTTGTTGACGGCCTACAATGATGCTCTGTGAATGATCTGCTTAGCTCCAAAGGGGAAAAGCTTTTCAGTTTTTGTAAACTCCTTTATTCATATGTTCAATCTCAGGTACCGGTTCATTTGCTCGTGACAAATTTTCATAATCTTCACCACTTATTTTTCATCCTGCGCAAAGTTTTAAAGGAAGTGGTTACTTCTGATAAAAAATCAGTTAAAATGGATACAAAATCTACAAATCCTTTATTCGAGGGGGGCTTTTTGCATCAACCCTATTTTGAAAATTTGCCAGACCGACCACCTGGAAGCTCAGGAACCATAGTGGATATGAAATCTTGGGAGAAGTTTAGTTGCTTTCTATCAGCAGTTGTATGGCCAACAATTGTACAATGTCTAGAGGAAGGAAAGGAGCTTGTCAATAGCAAAAATTGTCAGGTATGACCGTAGGATAAATCTGTTATTGTTGTTATTTCATGTCTACAATTCTAACTTGTTTGACTTTTTTCAATCGTCTGTTATTGAGGTGGCACGAGATGTGGTTGTCCATGATAGTGGAAGAAATAAGCtgcattttaattattttattttgatttttgtgGCTTTTATGTGGATACTTTAAATTCAGTATACATTcttcatcttttatttttttgttgcagATGACATGTGTTCGATTGCTTGAGACTCTTCCTGTTGTTTATGAAAAACTCAGCTTCTCATTATCTGAGTTGTCTGGCAATCTAGCATGCTTTACCCATGATATATTTGACTTAAAGTGGTTCTTGCGTTTGGTGGAGTGGGGGAGATCTTCTCTCATTGTTGTTAGTAGACACTGGAAGCAGTGCATTCTTTCTCTGGTGAACTATTTAAAAAGTTCACACACAATTAAGACATCTTGCAATCTTGGTGCTATTGAAGCAATTGTGTCGCATGGTTAGATTTTAATTTGGGTTACTCATTCACCTTATCCCCAACCCCCCAAATTGTGTGACACTTGCTTGTTCTTCTTTTACAGATACTGTAGCAGTTGATAAGCTGAAGGAGAAGGTGCTTCAACTTAAGATATCATTGGCTGAAGATGTTGTTCAATTTTATGATCAGAAAGTCCTGCGGCCAAAAACATTACTTTCTGAGCCTTCGTATGTGAAGAAAAGTTCTGTTTCAGAGACTTATGTCTGTAATGATCAAGTTTGCAGTGGGGCGACATTTCCACCTCAAACAATTGGGAACCAAGATGTTATTATTCTTTCagatgatgaaatagaaaagaaGGTTTCCCGTGACTTAGTTATTACAGGGGCCTTACCAGATAACCATTTAGACAGTACTTGCCTGTCAGAAGATGGATTGAAGAATGTTCCATCATTAAAATCTTCTGGGAACTCTCAGGTTCCTTCTCAAAGGGCAAATAAGGATGTGGTTATCAATAGCAGTGTGTCTTCGATGGTTGAGTCAGCTGTctgtgaaggcacaagtagtatgATTCTTCCAAAGAGCATAGAAACAGATGGAGTAAGTCAGTCATGTAATACAAGTGACATCGTCTCATCACTTAAAAAAGCCAAGTTATCTAGCCAACCTTTTCTTCATCAATTATCTTCTCAAAATTACTCTTCGGAACTAAGAAAAGATGATGCTGTCATCAAGGAGTTGATTCGTCAAGATGATGATGTCTTAGAGCGTGCCCTTGATAGATCTAGGCATGCAAAATTGCTGCCAGCAAAGCACAGCATCTCTGTACCTAAAAGGCAAATCGTTCAGCTTCAGTtgcctacaaaaaataaatttggttCTCTTAATAAGACAGACTTGGGGGCTAGAAGACTTAAACCTCCAAAATTAGATGACTGGTATAGACCCATCTTAGAATTGGACTATTTTGTTCTTGTGGGATTAACCACTGATAATGAAGATGGAAAATCTGCTTTAACCAATTTAAGAGAGATACCTTTATGTTTTCAATCATCAAGCCATTATGTTGAGATTTTCCGGCCATTGGTATTGGAAGAATTTAAAGCCCAATTACATAGTTCATATATTGAAAATTCTGGGGATGACATGTCCTGTAGCAGCATATGCTTACTTTCAGTTGAAAGGGTAGATGATTTTCATCTGATTCGTGGCTGCCTTGATGGCACTGACACTGTTGCATCAAGAGTATGTGCTGAAAATGACTTAGTTTTGCTAACAAAGGAACCCCTACAAAATGCAGCCCAACATGTGCATGTACTTGGAAAGGTATTATTTGGATTTGCTCTTTTACTATGATAATTAAGTTTTATGCCTAACAGGGTCTTGTAATTTGTTGGTTTCTATCTTAGGTGGAGAGGCGTGAGAAAAGTGATAAAAGTCGATCAATAGTTCTTGTAATCAGGTTATATCTTCCAAGTAGTTCTTCACGCTTTAACAAAGCAAGAAGGCTACTTACAGAACGAAGTAAATGGTTTTCAAGTCGGATCATGAGTATGACCCCTCAACTTCGGGAGTTTCAGGCTCTTTCCTCACTACATGACATCCCTATGCTTCCAATCATCCTAAATCCAGTCAATCATTCTGCTGGACATCTTGCATCTAAGAAGGTTCAACTGGATAAGCTTTCTCGGTACATGCAGAAAATGTTTATATCATCATATAATGGCAGTCAGATTCAAGCTATTAGCACTGCCATTGGGTCATCGGAACCCAAGAAGACCTTAGAACTTTCCCTCATACAGGGTCCTCCAGGTTTGAAAATTTCCATCTCTATTGATGTCAACAAAGTTGCACTTGTTAGAATAATTTGCACTATACAGTTTAAAGTTTTACTATGCAGGAACTGGCAAAACTAGAACTATTGTTGCTATAGTAAGTGCATGGCTTGCTTtacaaaaagttcataagagccaTTGTTTTAAAACTCCAAGCGCTCATTCAATACATGACAAGAATGAATCTAGTCATTCAAAAGGACTTATTAGTCAGTCTGCTGCATTGGCAAGAGCTTGGCAGGATGCAGCCTTTGCTAAACAACTGATGAAGGATGCAGAAAAAGATTCTTCTGTACCAACAGAACGTCCTTCACGAGGAAGAATTCTTATCTGTGCGCAGTCAAATGCTGCTGTCGATGAATTGGTATCCAGAATCAGTGAGGGACTTTATGGGAGTGATGGGAAGGTATTCAAATCTTATCTAGTGCGGGTTGGAAATTCAAGAACAGTTCATCCTCGTTCACTACCCTTTTTCATTGATACACTTGTTGAACAACGTTTGGCAGAAGAAATGAACAACCAAATCAGCGGAAAAAATGATAAAGATGTAGAATCTTCTAGTTCACTTCGTGCAAAACTTGAAAAGGTTGTAGACAGTATAAGATTATATGAATCTAAGCGTGCTAAAATAGAAGAAAATGAAATGAATACCAGCAGTTCAATCAATAACAAGCCTTCCCAGAAAGGTGATCCACTAGAAATTTCTGATGCTGCAATCGGTGCAAAGCTCAATATTTTGTATGGACAGAAGAAGGCAATTTGTGCTGATCTTGCGACTGCTCAGGCCCGAGAAAGGAAAGTTTCTGAGGAAAGTAGGTCCCTCAGGCATAAAATTCGAAAATCTATCCTCAAGGAGGCAGAAATTGTGGTTACAACTCTTAGTGGGTGTGGTGGTGATATATATGGCGTTTGCTCTGAATCTGCTTCCAGTAATAGATATGGAAAATTTTCTGAACAGAACTTGTTTGATATTGTTATTATTGATGAGGCAGCCCAAGTATGTTTACAGTgtagtactttttttttttacttctttatTGTGGATGACtgaaatgatgaaaattttctGTTGGAATTTACTACTATAGGCTCTTGAACCAGCAACACTAATTCCGCTTCAGCTTCTCAAGTCAAATGGAACCAAGTGTATAATGGTAATGATGTTCGTCATGTTGTATATTTCTCATTGTAGAACTCTGATTACACTTTCAACCTGGTTAATGAGCTTTCATTTTGAAGGTTGGCGATCCCAAGCAGCTTCCTGCTACGGTGCTCTCTAATGTTGCGAGCAAATTTCTCTATGAGTGCAGTATGTTTGAGCGATTACAGAGAGCTGGTCACCCCGTAATAATGCTAAATGAACAGGTAAGGATGGGTTCATGAAAACAATAAGTCTGTAGCTTTACAACTACTTGTTATTGTGACATATTGATGGctatattaatatttaatttatataatcagtTTTTCTCAGTTGACATCTGTTAACATATTCATATATTCTAAAGGTAAATAAATCTTAAAAATGCCATTGAATTTTTCTAATATTCATATAATATCCCTTTTGTCATATTCAAAGCATAATTTTGTTTGGTCTGTGATTGTGAATGTATATAAGAGAGTTCTTGTGTGTCAAAGACACTTATTTCTTATATGATGTTGAgtgttatctttatttttttaatgatcacTGGCTAATGTTTAATAACTAGAAGTATTGCTTAACGAAGTTTAACACATGCATGCTACTAGCATAAACTTATAGATACAAACTAATGCTGTTTTTATGTATTTGTTGTTCAACTAAAGTTATTTTGAGggcatatttattttatttcctgGCATGACTCTGTGATTTGCATTTTTATGCAGTATCGCATGCATCCTGAGATATGCAGATTTCCATCAATGCACTTTTATGAGAACAAGTTACTAAATGGTGCTGAGATGGAAGGCAGGTCAGCTTTATTCCATGAGAATTGTTGTCTTGGTCCCTACATGTTCTTCGATATTGTTGATGGTCACGAACATCATGGAAAGAATTCTGGTTCTGTATCCCTTTATAATGAGGCTGAGGTTGAGGTAGCAGTTGAAATATTGAAATTCTTAAAGAAAAGGTATACATGCTTCTCCTAATTCTTTGAGAAGATCTCATGGTAAATTATGCAGACAGTGATTTTTTGTCATTctttggttttttttatttttgagttagATACCCATCAGAGTTCACATCTCGAAGAATAGGGATTGTAACACCTTATCGGAGTCAGCTTTCATTGTTACGTTCACGTTTTTCCATGGCATTTCAGTCAGATGTTGTATCTGAAATAGAATTTAACACTATTGATGGTTTTCAAGGGCGTGAAGTAGATATTTTAGTACTATCAACTGTGAGAGCTTCTGGTTCTGGTTCTGAACTACCTAAATCTAATTCAAAAGGTATTGGATTTGTTGCTGATGCGAGACGCATGAATGTTGCTTTAACACGAGCAAAAATTTCTTTGTGGATAGTAGGTAATGCCAGGACACTGCAAAGAAATGTCAATTGGGCTGCTCTTATTGAGAATTCTAAAGAGAGAAATTTATTCCGGTCATTTGTTAGGCCATATAGTCATGTCTTTGCTAAAAATTTATCCTC comes from the Musa acuminata AAA Group cultivar baxijiao chromosome BXJ1-10, Cavendish_Baxijiao_AAA, whole genome shotgun sequence genome and includes:
- the LOC103969698 gene encoding uncharacterized protein LOC103969698 isoform X3; protein product: MARKGCTRRELLDRWSAIQEELDGDDPSPSRERRILRTKEEWFSDSFNFLVDLPAENHIWCDYSDLMGPLLETFHNFFRDTNSVSPLKLLWKRVSRELGHCTQCICQHHQAQEYYNVEYETDSVDPLLTVLHRLDEERVTEHLKDINMRIRCKEYDPESHGTEVVSVMFEVLMFPILLDDQSLVNEFQFFIEAVDESHEVTLSSNQQYPGIYALLFLKGGRARAVGFRLAGCMGKLRRATDLEPLQPLLRKYIGFLEAEILPSTSEVLRPRVQLERINVWNGIKTLLGFLEAEALEDGILEKYPVFLSFVLNHVSDDTPEFSFAVACLRTLFEMLGCKLWLRTTLSPSMMRNTLLGQCFHTLNEKSHKDIFDLFLPFLQSLESLQDGEHEKQRRHFLYFLLHQVTQSRNFSNLMRKNACKIALLIIQRGYSMNPPCPPFECAHMWGPSLVGSLKDSSLHSSLRQPAFDLINTIIISDASALMSLKSKFNDAFHIRANVPQISLDDEDDQLFSYDVEEKDNSCWSEFGVQNKLTSLVCAEWACIPMLWFEALTKVDPSMLPISFSKAVFWALSHISLLEFGSIIEFSSSIEEFLSLNAREILSSFGWEIPTGSDDGGDGKESRNSVRASSMASFLTKTLKRLAAHFVLQIEQHELQKQWTWEPRMAESLILLIIDPDDSIRQADRVILEHVSRTRGLTSGLQFLCSSASSLSAMFSGLRYALQQVPVHLLVTNFHNLHHLFFILRKVLKEVVTSDKKSVKMDTKSTNPLFEGGFLHQPYFENLPDRPPGSSGTIVDMKSWEKFSCFLSAVVWPTIVQCLEEGKELVNSKNCQMTCVRLLETLPVVYEKLSFSLSELSGNLACFTHDIFDLKWFLRLVEWGRSSLIVVSRHWKQCILSLVNYLKSSHTIKTSCNLGAIEAIVSHDTVAVDKLKEKVLQLKISLAEDVVQFYDQKVLRPKTLLSEPSYVKKSSVSETYVCNDQVCSGATFPPQTIGNQDVIILSDDEIEKKVSRDLVITGALPDNHLDSTCLSEDGLKNVPSLKSSGNSQVPSQRANKDVVINSSVSSMVESAVCEGTSSMILPKSIETDGVSQSCNTSDIVSSLKKAKLSSQPFLHQLSSQNYSSELRKDDAVIKELIRQDDDVLERALDRSRHAKLLPAKHSISVPKRQIVQLQLPTKNKFGSLNKTDLGARRLKPPKLDDWYRPILELDYFVLVGLTTDNEDGKSALTNLREIPLCFQSSSHYVEIFRPLVLEEFKAQLHSSYIENSGDDMSCSSICLLSVERVDDFHLIRGCLDGTDTVASRVCAENDLVLLTKEPLQNAAQHVHVLGKVERREKSDKSRSIVLVIRLYLPSSSSRFNKARRLLTERSKWFSSRIMSMTPQLREFQALSSLHDIPMLPIILNPVNHSAGHLASKKVQLDKLSRYMQKMFISSYNGSQIQAISTAIGSSEPKKTLELSLIQGPPGTGKTRTIVAIVSAWLALQKVHKSHCFKTPSAHSIHDKNESSHSKGLISQSAALARAWQDAAFAKQLMKDAEKDSSVPTERPSRGRILICAQSNAAVDELVSRISEGLYGSDGKVFKSYLVRVGNSRTVHPRSLPFFIDTLVEQRLAEEMNNQISGKNDKDVESSSSLRAKLEKVVDSIRLYESKRAKIEENEMNTSSSINNKPSQKGDPLEISDAAIGAKLNILYGQKKAICADLATAQARERKVSEESRSLRHKIRKSILKEAEIVVTTLSGCGGDIYGVCSESASSNRYGKFSEQNLFDIVIIDEAAQALEPATLIPLQLLKSNGTKCIMVGDPKQLPATVLSNVASKFLYECSMFERLQRAGHPVIMLNEQYRMHPEICRFPSMHFYENKLLNGAEMEGRSALFHENCCLGPYMFFDIVDGHEHHGKNSGSVSLYNEAEVEVAVEILKFLKKRFT